One segment of Methanolinea mesophila DNA contains the following:
- a CDS encoding ABC transporter ATP-binding protein — MAAVETGNLVKRFGPVLAVDDVSLSVREGEIFGFLGPNGAGKTTTMRMLTGVLVPDAGTVRINGIDIHRHPVAAKMQMGVIPESSTVYGDLTAEQNLHLSGQLYGMPRSARNARVGEILSRMGLYEKRHLPVRTFSKGMKQRVSIGCAIVHRPKILFLDEPTSGLDVQSRRLVIDTIREMNGEGSTIFLTTHNIEEANMLCQTVCIINRGKIVAQDSPERLKKMFDTTQSVEVSFDRPVTEDLFLADGILRAEPCGDKWRLYTDNPDLVLKYLVGQAGERSLGITSLSTSGPSLEEAFVQLTECE, encoded by the coding sequence ATGGCGGCAGTGGAAACCGGGAACCTGGTCAAGCGGTTCGGTCCCGTCCTGGCAGTCGACGATGTCAGCCTCTCTGTACGGGAAGGGGAGATCTTCGGGTTCCTCGGTCCGAACGGGGCCGGGAAGACGACGACCATGCGGATGCTCACCGGAGTGCTTGTACCCGACGCGGGAACGGTCCGGATCAACGGGATCGACATCCACCGGCACCCGGTCGCAGCCAAGATGCAGATGGGCGTCATCCCGGAGAGCAGCACCGTGTACGGCGACCTCACCGCCGAACAGAACCTGCACCTCAGCGGGCAGCTCTACGGGATGCCCCGGTCCGCGAGGAATGCCCGTGTCGGTGAGATCCTCTCGCGGATGGGACTGTACGAGAAACGCCACCTTCCGGTCCGGACGTTTTCGAAGGGGATGAAGCAGCGGGTGAGCATCGGCTGCGCCATCGTCCACCGGCCGAAGATCCTGTTCCTCGACGAGCCCACGAGCGGACTGGACGTGCAGAGCCGCCGGCTGGTGATCGATACCATCCGGGAGATGAACGGCGAGGGCAGCACGATCTTTCTCACCACGCACAACATCGAGGAGGCGAACATGCTCTGCCAGACCGTCTGTATCATCAACAGGGGAAAGATCGTGGCACAGGACAGCCCCGAGCGGCTGAAAAAGATGTTCGACACCACCCAATCGGTCGAGGTCTCGTTTGACCGGCCCGTGACAGAAGATCTCTTTCTCGCGGACGGGATCCTCCGGGCCGAGCCCTGCGGCGACAAGTGGCGGCTTTACACCGACAACCCGGACCTCGTCCTGAAGTATCTCGTGGGGCAGGCGGGCGAACGATCGCTTGGCATCACCTCGCTTTCGACGTCCGGCCCGAGCCTCGAGGAGGCCTTCGTGCAGCTCACGGAGTGTGAATGA
- a CDS encoding HXXEE domain-containing protein yields MDATILWLVPIAYFIHILEETPRFVPWAKRYLSAPSTFGQFVLGNVIFMAYVLAAVGLAIFYPGEWTLVLGLSTAAWAFSNFLIHASLTLYTGEYSPGVVTASALYAPITVYIYATFLESGMVSTFDIVASVIIGFAIMYVPTFVQVWRGKKNHLFEDHASQKSE; encoded by the coding sequence ATGGACGCAACTATTCTCTGGCTGGTCCCAATCGCATATTTCATTCATATTCTCGAGGAAACCCCGAGGTTTGTCCCTTGGGCGAAGCGGTATCTTTCCGCACCCTCCACGTTCGGCCAGTTCGTCCTCGGGAACGTCATTTTCATGGCGTACGTCCTTGCCGCGGTGGGCCTCGCAATATTTTATCCAGGCGAATGGACGCTTGTTCTCGGATTGTCTACCGCGGCATGGGCATTTTCAAATTTCCTGATCCATGCATCCCTCACCCTCTACACGGGGGAATATTCTCCGGGGGTAGTGACTGCCAGCGCACTCTACGCCCCCATCACCGTATATATCTACGCGACCTTTTTGGAATCCGGTATGGTAAGCACATTCGATATCGTCGCGTCCGTCATCATCGGTTTTGCAATCATGTACGTCCCCACGTTCGTACAGGTCTGGAGAGGGAAGAAGAACCACCTTTTCGAGGACCACGCTTCACAAAAGAGTGAGTGA
- a CDS encoding pyridoxamine 5'-phosphate oxidase family protein — MTEDDSMVTLTQEIKESLQGTKLAFLATSSKKGIPNAVPIAAFKLWDDGTVLISDQYFNKTLENVRENPEVALSWWGEKGGFQIKGTATVHKDDEVFAKNVAWMKEGWPTFVPKGAVLVKITGVYAVKPGPEPGKKIL; from the coding sequence ATGACTGAGGATGATTCCATGGTTACCCTGACACAGGAGATCAAAGAATCGCTGCAGGGAACGAAGCTCGCGTTCCTGGCGACATCGTCGAAGAAAGGCATTCCGAATGCAGTCCCGATCGCGGCGTTCAAGTTGTGGGACGACGGGACGGTGCTCATCTCCGACCAGTACTTCAACAAGACGCTCGAGAACGTGAGGGAGAACCCGGAGGTCGCCCTGTCGTGGTGGGGGGAGAAAGGGGGTTTCCAGATCAAGGGCACCGCCACGGTCCACAAGGACGACGAGGTCTTTGCCAAGAACGTTGCCTGGATGAAGGAAGGCTGGCCCACGTTCGTGCCCAAGGGTGCGGTGCTCGTGAAGATCACCGGGGTGTACGCGGTGAAACCGGGCCCCGAACCGGGAAAGAAGATCCTGTGA
- a CDS encoding ABC transporter permease gives MMEVPVLLQGIFVITGKNMRLYYTKPPVLMFGVLFPLFMFFAFFVGRKLDLVTFFPAFLGMMVFFTASSVGPLITPWEKREKTYERLLSYPVTQDSIILGDVVAGVIFGLGIGLLVWIASTFFVPVPVTNPWLFALAFILGTFSCAALGALLASPASDSPPNVMIFSNLVRFPLIFISGIFIPLSQLEGAAQVLAYCSPLAYLVDLFNGAMAGSSVLSPFIDCAVLAGVTAVFFFTTKAIQKRNLVKGL, from the coding sequence ATGATGGAAGTCCCGGTGCTCCTCCAGGGTATCTTCGTCATCACCGGCAAGAACATGCGGCTCTATTACACGAAGCCGCCCGTCCTGATGTTCGGGGTCCTGTTCCCGCTCTTCATGTTCTTCGCGTTCTTCGTAGGCCGGAAGCTCGACCTTGTCACGTTCTTCCCGGCATTTCTCGGGATGATGGTGTTCTTCACCGCATCCTCGGTAGGCCCGCTCATCACGCCGTGGGAGAAGCGGGAGAAGACCTACGAGCGGCTCCTCTCGTACCCGGTCACCCAGGATTCCATCATCCTCGGCGATGTCGTGGCGGGGGTTATTTTCGGGCTCGGTATCGGCCTTCTTGTCTGGATCGCGAGCACATTCTTCGTTCCGGTCCCGGTGACGAATCCCTGGCTGTTCGCCCTCGCCTTCATCCTCGGTACGTTTTCGTGTGCTGCGCTTGGTGCCCTGCTCGCGTCGCCGGCATCCGACAGTCCGCCAAACGTGATGATCTTCTCGAACCTGGTCCGGTTCCCGCTCATATTCATCTCGGGAATCTTCATTCCGCTCTCGCAGCTGGAAGGGGCCGCACAGGTCCTTGCATACTGCTCGCCGCTGGCGTACCTCGTGGACCTGTTCAACGGCGCCATGGCCGGGTCGTCCGTACTTTCCCCGTTTATCGATTGTGCCGTGCTTGCCGGCGTGACGGCGGTGTTCTTCTTTACTACGAAGGCCATCCAGAAGCGGAACCTTGTGAAGGGATTGTAA
- a CDS encoding winged helix-turn-helix transcriptional regulator, with product MEPHSDHLCLCPLEGIINIIARKWAVLVISIIGHREKIRFNEIMERLDGISPRTLSDILKDLRQANLIHRESFSEIPPRVEYSLTEDGKKLCEAVQPLIRWALERDATHSERCRGNCHDEPVSRKRKLPE from the coding sequence ATGGAACCTCATAGCGACCACCTGTGTCTCTGCCCGCTGGAAGGCATCATCAATATCATCGCCAGGAAATGGGCGGTCCTCGTCATCAGCATCATCGGCCACCGCGAGAAGATCCGGTTCAACGAGATCATGGAACGGCTCGACGGCATAAGCCCGAGGACGCTCTCCGACATCCTCAAGGACCTCCGGCAGGCGAACCTCATTCACCGGGAGTCGTTCTCCGAGATCCCCCCCAGGGTCGAATATTCGCTGACCGAGGACGGCAAGAAGCTCTGCGAGGCCGTCCAGCCTCTTATCCGGTGGGCGCTCGAACGGGACGCCACTCACTCAGAACGGTGCCGGGGGAACTGTCACGACGAGCCGGTGAGCCGGAAGCGGAAATTACCGGAATAG
- a CDS encoding antibiotic biosynthesis monooxygenase — MTKVAESPDNPITVVRIHYVRQGCEPQFEAELNKLLDPFTATPGNLGLFIFRPGKYHDGVYRIVYKFASRGNLDLWHDSPTYHAWLETEKNLTIAPPATREITGLETWFTLPGQNVLKPPTKARQAVVTWFAVLPVSIFISLLTDPFLEGTSFLVQKVVFVTLLVVILTWLVMPVMSRIAAPWLYPKEDQESDGENVMDSL; from the coding sequence GTGACGAAGGTGGCCGAATCTCCCGATAACCCGATCACGGTGGTACGCATCCACTATGTACGACAAGGTTGCGAACCGCAGTTTGAAGCGGAATTAAACAAGCTCCTGGATCCTTTCACTGCCACTCCGGGTAACCTGGGACTCTTTATTTTCCGGCCGGGGAAGTACCACGACGGGGTGTACCGGATCGTCTACAAGTTTGCGTCCCGGGGGAACCTGGACCTGTGGCACGATTCCCCGACGTACCACGCATGGCTCGAGACGGAGAAGAATCTCACCATCGCCCCTCCGGCAACCAGGGAGATCACCGGGCTCGAGACCTGGTTCACGCTCCCCGGGCAGAACGTCCTCAAACCCCCGACGAAGGCCCGCCAGGCGGTCGTCACCTGGTTCGCGGTCCTTCCGGTCTCGATCTTCATCTCGCTCCTCACCGATCCGTTCCTTGAAGGAACGTCATTCCTCGTCCAGAAAGTGGTGTTTGTCACGCTGTTAGTAGTCATCCTGACCTGGCTCGTGATGCCGGTCATGTCGCGGATCGCTGCACCCTGGCTCTACCCGAAGGAGGATCAGGAGTCCGACGGGGAGAACGTGATGGATTCATTGTGA